In the genome of Hymenobacter taeanensis, one region contains:
- a CDS encoding mechanosensitive ion channel family protein — protein MLDFFSDLPEYLRVWLQPLAVIAGSLLAGSLLKYAVFALLAAYNRREPVLLTKSVARHLSAPSAWFFPVLVLSFMLPLTYLEAHFLEVMRRFVETALLITFAWGLVKTVDVVQDLVEDHYRLGSADNLRVRKLFTQLQFIKKLVVTLIIFVAVALILMSFATVRKIGTGLLTSAGIASVIVGFAAQRSISNLLAGFQIAFTQPIRLDDVLVVEGEWGRVEEITFTYVVLRIWDERRLVLPLNYFIEKPFQSWTRTTSQLLGTVFLYTDYTAPIEAIRQELERYVNGHSLWDRRVCVLQVTDSKERTLELRCLVSATNSSNTFDLRCAVREHMVTYIQQHHPEALPKTRTLVEAKDQPFTLAPEE, from the coding sequence ATGCTTGATTTCTTTTCTGACCTTCCCGAGTATCTCCGCGTTTGGCTGCAGCCTCTGGCCGTTATTGCGGGCAGCCTGTTGGCCGGCAGCTTACTTAAATACGCGGTGTTTGCGCTGCTGGCCGCCTATAACCGGCGCGAGCCCGTGCTGCTCACCAAATCAGTGGCCCGGCACCTGAGCGCCCCCAGCGCGTGGTTTTTTCCGGTGTTGGTGCTCTCCTTTATGCTGCCGCTTACCTACCTGGAGGCGCACTTCCTGGAGGTAATGCGCCGGTTTGTAGAAACAGCCCTACTCATCACGTTTGCGTGGGGCCTGGTGAAAACCGTTGACGTAGTTCAGGATTTGGTAGAAGACCATTACCGCCTGGGTTCAGCTGATAATTTGCGGGTACGCAAGCTGTTTACGCAGCTTCAGTTTATAAAGAAGCTGGTAGTCACGCTCATCATCTTCGTGGCCGTAGCCCTTATTCTGATGAGCTTCGCCACGGTCCGTAAGATTGGTACCGGCCTGCTAACCTCGGCGGGTATAGCCAGCGTTATTGTGGGTTTTGCGGCGCAGCGCTCTATCAGCAACCTGCTGGCTGGCTTCCAGATTGCGTTTACCCAACCCATCAGGCTGGATGATGTGCTGGTGGTGGAGGGCGAGTGGGGCCGCGTGGAGGAAATTACGTTCACCTACGTGGTGCTGCGCATCTGGGACGAGCGCCGCCTGGTATTGCCGCTCAACTACTTCATTGAGAAACCCTTCCAAAGCTGGACGCGCACCACATCGCAGCTTCTGGGCACCGTGTTTCTCTACACCGACTATACCGCCCCGATAGAGGCCATCAGGCAGGAGCTGGAGCGCTACGTAAACGGCCACTCCCTCTGGGACCGGCGCGTGTGCGTACTGCAAGTCACTGACTCAAAGGAGCGCACCCTGGAGCTACGCTGCCTGGTGAGTGCTACCAACTCCAGCAACACCTTTGACTTGCGCTGCGCCGTGCGCGAGCACATGGTTACCTACATTCAGCAGCATCACCCCGAGGCCTTGCCCAAAACCCGCACCCTGGTAGAGGCCAAAGACCAGCCTTTTACCCTGGCACCCGAGGAGTAG
- the pncA gene encoding bifunctional nicotinamidase/pyrazinamidase: MRALLLIDIQNDFLPGGSLAVPGGEEILPLVNALQPTYELVVATQDWHPATHQSFASQHPGRGPFEQIDLHGLRQTLWPDHCVQTTSGAEFSAALDQHRIEAIFRKGTNPEIDSYSGFFDNGHRKSTGLADYLRGRGVREVHLAGLAADFCVNFSALDALREGFEVVFLQEATRAISPDGYAQARQELQRRGARFGAR; this comes from the coding sequence ATGCGCGCATTACTGCTCATCGATATACAGAATGATTTCCTGCCCGGCGGCTCATTAGCTGTGCCCGGCGGCGAGGAAATCCTGCCCCTGGTTAATGCCCTCCAGCCCACGTATGAGCTGGTAGTAGCCACTCAGGATTGGCACCCCGCTACCCACCAAAGCTTTGCCAGCCAGCACCCCGGCCGGGGGCCTTTTGAGCAAATAGACCTGCATGGCCTTCGCCAAACCCTCTGGCCCGACCATTGCGTGCAAACCACCTCCGGAGCTGAGTTTAGCGCGGCCCTGGACCAGCACCGCATTGAAGCCATCTTTCGGAAGGGCACCAACCCTGAAATAGACAGCTACAGCGGCTTCTTCGATAATGGCCACCGCAAAAGCACTGGCCTAGCCGACTACCTGCGCGGCCGCGGGGTGCGTGAGGTACACCTGGCCGGCCTGGCCGCTGATTTCTGCGTTAACTTCTCGGCGCTGGATGCCCTGCGGGAAGGCTTTGAGGTGGTATTTCTGCAAGAAGCAACGCGGGCCATTTCGCCCGATGGCTACGCGCAGGCCCGGCAGGAGCTGCAGCGGCGCGGCGCGCGGTTTGGGGCGCGCTAG
- a CDS encoding BLUF domain-containing protein, which produces MTTHQIIYLSRFREKPTEEQLTQLLHQARSKNHRLLITGILLYADGRVLQVLEGQEAAVRAVYSAITSDKRHHQLVTLVDTTVPQRVFPDWSMGFTVADSAEYERLTGYVNPEKPLFPLPRAHNASPALMQLLRNFVALHPVLA; this is translated from the coding sequence ATGACTACGCACCAAATTATCTACCTCAGCCGATTCAGAGAAAAGCCCACCGAGGAGCAGCTGACTCAGCTTTTGCACCAGGCGCGCAGTAAAAACCACCGGCTCCTGATAACGGGTATTCTACTGTATGCTGACGGGCGGGTGCTGCAGGTACTGGAAGGGCAGGAGGCGGCAGTGCGGGCTGTATACAGCGCCATTACCTCCGACAAGCGCCACCACCAACTAGTTACGCTGGTTGATACCACGGTACCGCAGCGCGTATTCCCCGACTGGAGCATGGGCTTTACCGTGGCCGACTCTGCCGAGTATGAGCGCCTGACGGGGTACGTGAACCCCGAAAAGCCGCTGTTTCCGCTGCCGCGGGCGCACAACGCCAGCCCGGCGCTTATGCAACTTCTGCGAAACTTTGTGGCTCTCCACCCTGTGCTGGCCTAG
- a CDS encoding 2'-5' RNA ligase family protein: MLPPDSAPLILTLALDPASQAHFNALRQEHFPKERNYLQAHVTLFHHLPAAEKPAIEAELRRLSCPLPPLTLRVTGLRFMGRGVAYDLENTVLQQLHKQLQTTWAAWLTPQDQQRLKPHITVQNKVNPAVARALHAELAEQFTPFEVNGTGLHLWAYRGGPWEKLQEFAFSGEVA; this comes from the coding sequence ATGCTTCCTCCCGATTCTGCCCCCCTCATCCTGACGCTGGCCCTCGACCCGGCTTCTCAGGCCCACTTCAATGCCTTGCGGCAAGAGCACTTTCCGAAAGAGCGCAACTACTTGCAGGCGCACGTAACGCTTTTTCATCACCTGCCCGCCGCTGAAAAACCCGCCATTGAAGCGGAGCTGAGGCGCCTGAGCTGCCCCCTGCCTCCGCTTACGTTACGCGTGACTGGCCTGCGCTTTATGGGCCGCGGAGTGGCCTACGACCTTGAAAACACTGTATTGCAGCAGCTACACAAGCAGCTACAAACCACCTGGGCCGCTTGGCTGACGCCCCAGGACCAGCAGCGCCTGAAGCCCCACATCACCGTGCAAAACAAAGTAAACCCCGCCGTGGCCCGCGCCCTTCACGCAGAGCTAGCGGAGCAGTTCACCCCCTTTGAGGTAAACGGCACTGGCCTACACCTGTGGGCATACCGCGGCGGGCCCTGGGAGAAGCTGCAGGAGTTTGCTTTCAGCGGTGAAGTGGCCTAG
- a CDS encoding class I SAM-dependent methyltransferase, with protein sequence MATAPDYISLNRALWNAKTEHHLHSAFYDVAGFRAGRTSLQEIELALLGQVSGQRVLHLQCHFGLDTLSLARMGATVVGVDLSDEAIRTARQLAEELQLPARFVCCDLYSLPEHLPAEPAFDVVYTTYGVLGWLPDLDRWAAVVGRYLKPGGRLVLVEFHPVVWMFNGSFTEVQYSYFNRETIEETETGTYANRAAPITTTSVSWNHGLGEVLGSLRRQGLQLHDFQEYDYSPYNCFSHTVEVEPGRYQIEPLRNKLPLVYSVVAEKPSVA encoded by the coding sequence ATGGCTACTGCTCCTGATTATATTTCCTTGAACCGCGCCCTCTGGAATGCAAAGACTGAGCATCATCTCCACTCGGCGTTTTATGATGTAGCCGGTTTTCGGGCGGGGCGCACCTCGTTGCAGGAGATTGAGTTGGCATTGCTAGGCCAGGTCAGCGGTCAGCGGGTGCTGCACCTGCAATGCCATTTTGGGCTCGATACGCTTTCCCTGGCCCGAATGGGGGCCACGGTAGTGGGGGTTGATTTATCAGATGAGGCCATACGCACCGCCCGGCAATTAGCGGAGGAGCTGCAGCTGCCCGCCCGGTTTGTGTGTTGCGACCTGTACAGCCTGCCCGAGCACCTGCCTGCGGAACCGGCATTTGACGTGGTATACACCACGTATGGGGTGCTCGGCTGGCTGCCCGACCTCGACCGGTGGGCCGCCGTGGTGGGCCGCTATCTGAAGCCCGGTGGGCGGTTGGTGCTGGTGGAGTTTCATCCGGTGGTATGGATGTTCAACGGCAGCTTTACTGAGGTGCAGTACAGCTACTTCAACCGCGAAACCATTGAGGAAACAGAAACCGGCACCTACGCCAACCGTGCCGCCCCCATCACCACTACCTCCGTGAGCTGGAACCACGGGCTGGGGGAGGTGCTTGGCAGTTTGCGGCGGCAGGGCCTGCAGCTCCATGATTTTCAGGAGTATGATTACTCGCCCTACAACTGCTTCTCGCATACCGTAGAAGTGGAGCCGGGGCGCTACCAGATTGAGCCCCTCAGAAACAAGCTGCCCCTGGTGTATTCCGTGGTAGCCGAGAAGCCTTCAGTGGCCTAG
- the hutI gene encoding imidazolonepropionase, whose amino-acid sequence MAYTLLVRHCGQLLTLAGGPAGRPLVGSHLSSWRIIPDGYVACEEGRIVAVGPMHELDLSQVTAGTAIIDARGHVVMPGLVECHTHLVFGGNRAHEFQRKLEGEAYLDILASGGGILSTVRATRAASEGELLDNAMHHLAGFRRYGVTTVEAKSGYGLDRETELALVRVAGTAGHRQEVRVVRTFLGAHVVPPEYKGRPTDYLNFLATDVLPALRGVAEFVDIFCEEGAFSTEDARAYLAEAQAQGFRLKIHAEQLHDLGGCEMAAALGATSIDHCDYLTPEAAARIAQLTAGQTVAVLLPLVPLFLRQEKYAPGRQFIDAGLPVAISTDFNPGSCPSKNLWLALSMACLKMGLTPLEALAAVTLNAAWAIGQERECGSLEPGKRADILLLSVPTYEEIPYWLGENPVQEVIINGVRMERPE is encoded by the coding sequence ATGGCCTATACTTTACTTGTGCGGCACTGTGGGCAGCTCCTGACGCTGGCCGGTGGCCCTGCCGGCCGGCCGCTGGTGGGCAGCCACCTGAGCAGCTGGCGCATTATTCCCGATGGCTACGTGGCGTGCGAAGAAGGCCGGATTGTGGCCGTAGGCCCCATGCACGAGCTGGATCTGAGTCAGGTGACGGCCGGAACGGCTATTATAGATGCGCGGGGCCACGTGGTAATGCCCGGCCTGGTAGAGTGCCACACGCATCTGGTGTTTGGCGGCAACCGGGCGCACGAGTTTCAGCGCAAGCTGGAGGGAGAGGCCTACCTGGATATTTTGGCCAGCGGCGGCGGTATTCTGAGCACCGTGCGGGCTACGCGCGCCGCTTCAGAAGGAGAATTGCTTGACAACGCCATGCACCATTTAGCGGGCTTCCGGCGCTATGGGGTAACTACCGTAGAGGCCAAAAGCGGCTACGGGCTCGACCGTGAAACGGAACTGGCGCTGGTGCGGGTGGCGGGCACGGCTGGCCACCGGCAGGAGGTGCGGGTGGTGCGCACCTTTTTAGGCGCCCACGTGGTGCCCCCAGAGTACAAAGGCCGCCCCACCGACTACCTCAACTTTCTGGCCACAGACGTGCTGCCTGCTTTGCGGGGGGTAGCAGAGTTTGTGGATATTTTCTGCGAGGAAGGGGCTTTCTCGACTGAGGATGCCCGGGCTTACCTGGCAGAAGCCCAGGCACAGGGCTTCCGGCTAAAGATTCATGCCGAGCAGCTACACGACCTGGGCGGCTGCGAAATGGCCGCCGCGCTGGGCGCTACCAGCATCGACCACTGCGACTACCTGACCCCCGAAGCGGCTGCCCGCATTGCGCAGCTCACGGCTGGCCAGACGGTGGCCGTGCTGCTGCCCCTGGTGCCGCTGTTTCTGCGCCAGGAGAAATACGCGCCCGGCCGGCAGTTCATTGACGCCGGCCTGCCCGTGGCCATCAGCACCGATTTTAACCCCGGGTCCTGCCCCAGCAAAAACCTGTGGCTGGCCCTATCTATGGCCTGCCTGAAAATGGGGCTCACGCCTCTGGAGGCCCTGGCCGCCGTTACGCTCAACGCGGCCTGGGCCATTGGGCAGGAGCGAGAGTGCGGTAGCCTGGAGCCCGGTAAGCGCGCCGATATTCTGCTGCTCAGTGTGCCAACGTACGAAGAAATCCCATACTGGCTCGGTGAAAACCCAGTGCAGGAAGTTATTATCAATGGGGTGCGGATGGAGCGGCCGGAATAG
- a CDS encoding PhzF family phenazine biosynthesis protein, with amino-acid sequence MLLPIYQVDAFSDRPFAGNPAAVCPLESWLPAETMQAIAAENNLAETAFFVPKSGNEYELRWFTPAVEVELCGHATLASAHVLYNHLGFSDAEIIFHSRSGPLRVSRASEGRFTLDFPARPPKPLAIHPDGLLDGLRATPLQMLAGPDLVCLFATEAEVRAIQPDMAHLAKVEYRAVIVTAPGSDGVDFVSRFFGPRVGVPEDPVTGSAHTTLVPYWAERLSKTTFHARQVSPRGGDLWCELRGDRVLMSGHAITYLRGEIEVPVG; translated from the coding sequence ATGCTGCTGCCTATCTATCAGGTTGATGCCTTCTCTGACCGGCCCTTTGCCGGTAACCCCGCCGCCGTATGCCCTCTGGAAAGCTGGCTGCCCGCCGAAACCATGCAGGCCATTGCGGCCGAGAACAACCTTGCCGAAACGGCTTTTTTCGTGCCTAAGAGCGGGAACGAGTATGAACTGCGCTGGTTTACCCCGGCCGTAGAGGTAGAGCTGTGCGGCCACGCCACCCTGGCTTCAGCCCACGTATTGTACAACCACCTGGGCTTTTCCGACGCTGAAATCATCTTTCACTCCCGCAGCGGCCCTTTGCGCGTAAGTCGCGCCAGCGAAGGCCGCTTCACCCTCGACTTTCCCGCCAGGCCACCCAAGCCCCTTGCCATTCATCCCGATGGTTTGCTGGACGGCCTGCGCGCTACACCCTTGCAGATGCTGGCTGGCCCCGATCTGGTGTGCCTGTTCGCTACAGAAGCCGAGGTGCGTGCCATTCAGCCCGACATGGCCCACTTGGCTAAAGTGGAGTACCGGGCTGTTATCGTGACGGCTCCCGGCTCCGATGGTGTTGATTTCGTGTCGCGCTTCTTTGGCCCCCGGGTGGGCGTGCCCGAAGACCCGGTTACCGGCTCGGCTCACACCACGCTGGTGCCTTACTGGGCTGAGCGCCTAAGTAAAACCACCTTCCACGCCCGCCAAGTTTCACCTCGCGGCGGCGACCTGTGGTGCGAGCTACGCGGCGACCGGGTGCTCATGAGTGGCCACGCCATCACGTACCTGCGCGGCGAGATTGAGGTGCCGGTAGGATAG
- a CDS encoding tetratricopeptide repeat protein codes for MLTFTTYSRCWLLLGLWALPILGFAQAADVQRLVKEGIALHDQDQFDAAAAKYQEALKLDPSNVMARTELALSYNSAGKYAEAVELCRELVKSPTGIDPTVFVTYGNSLDDLKQSKQAAEVYQEGIKRFPTNGMLHFNLGLTHYHLNQRADAITDLQQAARLMPRHPSSPLYLGIFTLESGNRIPGMLEIARFLVLEPHSKRAPKQVALLDKAMQQGVSKTGENNITISVNSSVLKEAGKKKVQPDNFGPSDMLLSMLSAMDYDDKNKGKTSTARFAEKFATLCQNLQELSGKRSTGFVWEQYVPYFVAMEKAGHVPAFAYLIHSSVPDQPHVQQWLEQHPDEVKAFQEWSVAYEWPR; via the coding sequence GTGCTCACCTTTACTACCTACTCCCGCTGCTGGCTGCTGCTAGGCCTATGGGCCTTACCTATTCTTGGCTTTGCTCAGGCCGCCGATGTGCAACGGCTTGTGAAAGAAGGCATAGCTCTGCATGACCAGGATCAGTTTGATGCGGCCGCAGCCAAATACCAGGAGGCGCTTAAGCTAGACCCCAGCAACGTAATGGCCCGGACGGAACTAGCCCTCTCGTATAACTCGGCGGGCAAATATGCTGAGGCCGTAGAGCTGTGCCGGGAGCTGGTGAAAAGCCCCACCGGCATCGACCCCACCGTATTCGTGACCTACGGCAACAGCCTCGACGACTTAAAGCAGTCTAAGCAGGCGGCTGAGGTATATCAGGAAGGCATCAAACGCTTCCCCACCAATGGTATGCTGCACTTTAACCTGGGCCTAACGCATTACCATCTGAATCAGAGGGCCGATGCCATTACTGATCTGCAGCAGGCCGCCCGCCTCATGCCCCGGCATCCCAGCTCCCCGCTCTACCTCGGGATATTCACGCTAGAGAGTGGAAACCGCATTCCGGGGATGTTGGAAATTGCGCGCTTTCTGGTGCTGGAGCCCCACAGCAAACGCGCCCCCAAACAAGTTGCCCTCCTGGATAAAGCCATGCAGCAGGGCGTTTCCAAAACCGGCGAAAACAACATCACCATTAGTGTAAACTCCAGTGTGCTGAAAGAGGCCGGCAAGAAAAAGGTGCAGCCCGATAACTTCGGCCCCTCCGACATGCTGCTCTCCATGCTGTCGGCCATGGATTACGACGACAAGAACAAAGGCAAAACCAGCACGGCCCGCTTCGCCGAGAAATTTGCCACCCTGTGCCAGAACCTGCAGGAGCTAAGCGGCAAGCGGAGCACCGGTTTCGTGTGGGAACAGTACGTGCCGTATTTCGTGGCCATGGAGAAGGCGGGCCACGTGCCAGCCTTTGCTTACCTCATTCATTCATCAGTACCCGACCAGCCCCACGTGCAGCAGTGGCTGGAGCAGCACCCCGATGAGGTAAAAGCCTTCCAGGAATGGTCAGTGGCTTACGAGTGGCCCAGGTAG
- a CDS encoding trypsin-like peptidase domain-containing protein, whose amino-acid sequence MRISTLLLSGCFCLVQLGSVSCTTKQNPNEENNNKRSTPAFLADEPSSTETTTNGAAAGIGNFVKASKAATPAVVHIKTSYGAASSYDDPYAQTYGSPSRGGVAMASGSGVLVTSNGYIATNNHVVENASTIEVVLPDNRQFAAELIGRDPNTDLALIKIKADDLPHIKLGNSDSVQVGEWVVAVGYPFSLNTTVTAGIVSAKARSIGIINRPSGNGYSGSRGNTGIESFIQTDAAINPGNSGGALVNTNGELIGINSAIASQTGSYAGYSFAIPVNLAKKILGDLKEYGSVKRGLLGVSFPSPTAEAQFLQQQGLEPGVVKGVYITGVLDNSAAAAAGLQEGDIVQSIDGLQLNSSSEFSERIARHRPGDVVKLTYLRNNKARSTSATLKGEETTVTAKSNANLDKIYSKLGASFAPVPDALKQRLNLKAGVQVAEVRQGGFFEHIGIPSGTIIAFINGKAIDTPQDIDRALLSAQNGMIQMMAIAPDGSRVVFNFSLGT is encoded by the coding sequence ATGAGAATTTCCACTCTGCTGCTTTCCGGCTGTTTTTGCTTAGTACAGCTGGGCAGTGTTAGCTGCACAACCAAGCAAAACCCGAATGAGGAAAATAACAACAAGCGTAGCACTCCAGCTTTCCTGGCAGACGAACCCTCATCGACCGAAACCACTACAAACGGGGCTGCTGCAGGTATTGGCAACTTTGTAAAGGCCTCCAAGGCGGCTACTCCGGCCGTGGTGCACATCAAAACCTCGTATGGGGCTGCCTCATCTTACGATGACCCATATGCCCAAACGTACGGCTCACCCTCCCGCGGTGGAGTAGCTATGGCCTCTGGCTCTGGGGTACTGGTCACCAGCAACGGCTACATTGCCACGAATAATCACGTGGTGGAAAACGCCTCTACAATTGAGGTAGTGCTGCCCGACAATCGTCAGTTTGCCGCTGAGTTGATAGGCCGGGACCCCAACACTGACTTGGCGCTCATCAAAATAAAAGCCGATGACCTGCCTCACATAAAGCTCGGCAACTCCGATAGCGTGCAGGTGGGTGAGTGGGTGGTAGCAGTAGGCTATCCTTTCTCCCTGAATACTACCGTTACGGCGGGCATTGTGAGTGCCAAAGCACGTAGCATTGGCATAATTAACCGGCCCAGCGGCAATGGCTATTCGGGGTCGCGGGGTAATACCGGCATTGAGTCTTTCATTCAAACCGATGCGGCCATTAATCCCGGCAACAGTGGGGGCGCTTTAGTTAACACGAATGGTGAGCTCATTGGTATTAACTCCGCCATTGCCTCGCAGACTGGCAGCTACGCTGGCTACTCGTTCGCCATTCCGGTGAATCTGGCGAAGAAGATTTTAGGTGACTTGAAAGAATATGGCTCGGTGAAGCGGGGGCTGCTGGGCGTATCGTTCCCCTCTCCTACTGCTGAGGCGCAGTTTCTGCAGCAGCAGGGTCTTGAGCCGGGTGTGGTAAAAGGCGTGTACATCACCGGCGTGCTAGACAACAGTGCAGCAGCGGCGGCCGGCCTGCAGGAGGGTGATATTGTGCAGAGCATTGACGGCCTGCAACTGAACTCCTCTTCAGAGTTCTCAGAAAGAATTGCCCGGCACCGGCCCGGCGATGTGGTTAAGCTAACCTACCTGCGCAACAACAAGGCTCGCTCTACCTCGGCTACACTGAAGGGAGAGGAAACTACGGTTACGGCGAAAAGCAATGCCAACCTCGATAAAATCTATAGCAAGCTCGGCGCCAGTTTCGCCCCAGTGCCTGATGCCCTAAAGCAACGGCTCAACCTAAAGGCCGGAGTGCAGGTTGCTGAGGTTAGGCAAGGCGGCTTCTTTGAGCACATTGGCATTCCCAGCGGCACCATTATCGCTTTTATCAATGGCAAAGCCATTGATACCCCTCAGGATATTGACCGGGCTCTGCTTTCGGCTCAAAATGGCATGATTCAGATGATGGCTATTGCACCAGATGGTTCGCGGGTGGTGTTCAATTTTTCGCTCGGCACCTAA
- a CDS encoding KTSC domain-containing protein translates to MQRRPIRSTSLKAVGYDATTETLEIEYRHGSLVRYTGVPAALYEALLQVPGKAMFVEQVIERSGYGRQQVRGS, encoded by the coding sequence ATGCAACGCCGACCAATCCGTTCTACCTCGCTTAAAGCGGTGGGCTATGATGCCACCACCGAGACCCTGGAAATAGAGTACCGCCATGGTAGCCTGGTGCGCTATACCGGTGTGCCAGCCGCTCTGTATGAGGCATTACTGCAAGTGCCAGGCAAGGCTATGTTTGTGGAGCAGGTGATTGAGCGCAGCGGCTATGGCCGCCAGCAGGTGCGCGGTTCCTAG